In Lutra lutra chromosome 6, mLutLut1.2, whole genome shotgun sequence, the following are encoded in one genomic region:
- the LOC125102945 gene encoding transmembrane protein 14C, protein MQKDSGPLVPLHWIGFGYAALVASGGIIGYAKAGSVPSLAAGLLFGSLAGLGAYQLSQDPRNIWVFLATSGTLAGIMGMRFYHSGKFMPAGLIAGASLLMVAKLGVSFLNRPHQ, encoded by the exons ATGCAGAAGGACTCTGGCCCACT AGTGCCTTTACATTGGATTGGCTTTGGCTATGCAGCCCTGGTTGCTTCTGGTGGCATCATTGGCTATGCAAAAGCAG GTAGTGTCCCATCACTGGCTGCTGGGCTGCTTTTTGGTAGCTTAGCAGGCCTGGGTGCTTATCAGCTGTCTCAGGATCCGAGGAACATTTGGGTGTTCCTAG CTACATCTGGAACCTTAGCTGGCATTATGGGAATGAGATTCTACCACTCTGGAAAATTTATGCCTGCGGGCTTAATTGCCGGTGccag TTTGCTGATGGTCGCCAAACTTGGAGTTAGTTTTTTGAATAGACCCCATCAGTAG